In Streptomyces nojiriensis, one genomic interval encodes:
- a CDS encoding methyltransferase gives MSDTSRPRASLRTAVVWEVLKEALDRRVKATGRDVLDVLDTGGGTGKFAVPVARLGHRVTVVDPSPNALFGLERRVAEAGVADLVRGVQGDAQGLLDVVEQDAYDVVLCHGVLEYVDDPAEGVANTVAALRAGGTLSLLAAGLGGAVLARALAGHFTEARTALTDPAGRWGSGDPVPRRFTAEQLSELVGGAGLAVGAVHGVRIFADLVPGVLVDTEPGAVEALLRLEEAAAELPAFHAVATQLHVLGEKQA, from the coding sequence GTGTCGGACACTTCCCGCCCCCGTGCCTCCCTCCGCACCGCCGTGGTGTGGGAGGTCCTCAAGGAGGCGCTCGACCGCCGGGTGAAGGCGACCGGGCGGGATGTCCTGGACGTGCTCGACACCGGTGGCGGCACCGGCAAGTTCGCCGTGCCGGTGGCCCGTCTGGGCCACCGGGTCACGGTGGTCGACCCCAGCCCGAACGCGCTGTTCGGGCTGGAGCGCCGGGTGGCCGAGGCCGGTGTCGCCGATCTCGTGCGCGGCGTGCAGGGCGACGCCCAGGGTCTCCTGGACGTCGTCGAGCAGGACGCCTACGACGTGGTGCTCTGCCACGGCGTACTGGAGTACGTGGACGACCCCGCCGAGGGCGTGGCCAACACGGTGGCCGCGCTGCGGGCCGGCGGCACGCTCAGCCTGCTGGCCGCCGGCCTCGGCGGGGCCGTGCTGGCCCGCGCCCTGGCCGGGCACTTCACGGAGGCCCGTACCGCCCTCACCGACCCGGCCGGCCGCTGGGGCTCCGGCGACCCGGTACCGCGCCGCTTCACCGCCGAGCAGCTCTCCGAGCTGGTCGGCGGCGCCGGCCTCGCGGTCGGCGCGGTGCACGGCGTGCGGATCTTCGCCGACCTCGTGCCCGGGGTCCTGGTGGACACCGAGCCCGGCGCCGTGGAGGCGCTGCTGCGTCTGGAAGAGGCCGCGGCCGAGCTGCCCGCCTTCCACGCCGTCGCCACCCAGCTGCACGTCCTGGGTGAGAAGCAGGCCTGA
- a CDS encoding DUF3040 domain-containing protein: MPLSEHEQRMLEQMERALYAEDPKFATALEGSGLRTYTRRRVYQAVAGIVVGIALLMTGVIIPNVLWISVVGFLVMLGCTVLVVTGWRKAPKPGEQPVSGSTGGSAHGRNRQRRSMMTRIEERWQRRRDEQGQ, encoded by the coding sequence GTGCCGCTCTCGGAGCACGAGCAGCGAATGCTCGAGCAGATGGAGCGAGCGCTGTACGCCGAAGATCCCAAGTTCGCGACAGCGCTTGAGGGAAGCGGACTGCGTACGTACACCCGGCGACGGGTCTACCAGGCAGTCGCAGGCATTGTGGTGGGTATCGCGCTCCTCATGACCGGTGTGATCATTCCGAACGTGCTCTGGATCAGCGTGGTGGGTTTCCTCGTCATGCTGGGATGTACGGTCCTGGTGGTCACCGGTTGGCGCAAGGCACCCAAGCCTGGCGAGCAGCCCGTCTCCGGAAGTACCGGTGGTTCGGCCCATGGCCGGAACCGGCAGCGTCGGTCGATGATGACCCGCATCGAAGAACGGTGGCAGCGCCGCCGTGACGAGCAGGGGCAGTAG
- a CDS encoding DUF4126 domain-containing protein, with translation MSVLPLVFTSGWASGINAYAVVLLLGIFGRTGLTDDVPAALQRTDVLVVAAVLFLCEAIADKVPYMDSIWDTVHTVIRPVSGAVIGALLAGQTGSLPEITAAAVGGSTALASHFIKAGTRMAINTSPEPFTNVGMSIAEDLGVAGLVTFAMFNPEAAAIIAAVLLAIGLAILAFLWSRIRRFLRRRAQRREEKRLAAGVRETTGAPPR, from the coding sequence ATGAGTGTGCTCCCCCTGGTCTTCACCAGCGGCTGGGCCAGTGGGATCAACGCTTACGCCGTGGTCCTCCTGCTCGGCATCTTCGGCCGCACCGGCCTGACCGACGACGTCCCCGCCGCCCTGCAGCGCACCGACGTGCTGGTCGTCGCGGCGGTGCTGTTCCTGTGCGAGGCGATCGCCGACAAGGTCCCGTACATGGACTCGATATGGGACACCGTCCATACCGTGATCCGCCCGGTGTCCGGCGCGGTGATCGGCGCGCTGCTGGCCGGGCAGACCGGCTCGCTCCCCGAGATCACCGCCGCCGCGGTCGGCGGCTCCACGGCTCTGGCCAGCCATTTCATCAAGGCCGGCACCCGGATGGCGATCAATACCTCGCCCGAGCCCTTCACCAATGTGGGGATGAGCATCGCCGAGGACCTCGGCGTGGCCGGGCTCGTCACCTTCGCGATGTTCAATCCCGAGGCCGCCGCGATCATCGCCGCCGTGCTGCTGGCCATCGGGCTGGCGATACTGGCCTTCCTGTGGAGCCGGATCCGCCGGTTCCTGCGCCGTCGCGCCCAGCGCCGCGAGGAGAAGCGGCTGGCCGCCGGGGTCCGCGAGACCACCGGGGCACCACCCCGCTGA
- a CDS encoding phytoene desaturase family protein: MARIAVIGAGMGAMATAARLAVAGHQVTVYERGTTYGGAVGRYEREGFAFDTGPGLLHLPAVYRDLFVKTGKRPLETCVDMVQADPAIRHVLPHHGIDVALPGASHGGVAAALESAFGPGAGERWNAVLGRARDAWDATRRPLLEEPLRPGARQSLGGDPYPALRRSGLLRRRTPTLAEVADRELGGALAELLTGLVRGYGIDPATAPASAAVLPYMEQTFGSWYVRGGMRALATAVYERCLERKVAFVFGAGVREVLVTDGRAAGLRLADGTEVAADTVVCGIDPQQLPAGSLPWPPEAVPARGDGVPGRITLLLALRGSRPATAVHRTLVHASGAQVTVMRPDDPATRPDEEHEAVTVSAVPGPGTSDPAELLNLAEKAVQGLRERLLWQEVRTPADIEAATGALGGAVPPPALAGAGGRLLQPANTTAVPGLYLAGGWAHPGGGLAHAGMTGALVAGLIVEGAEFRGSQ; the protein is encoded by the coding sequence ATGGCACGAATTGCGGTGATCGGCGCCGGCATGGGCGCGATGGCTACGGCGGCCCGGCTGGCGGTGGCGGGGCACCAGGTGACGGTGTACGAACGCGGGACGACCTACGGCGGAGCCGTGGGGCGGTACGAGCGCGAGGGCTTCGCCTTCGACACCGGGCCCGGGCTGCTGCACCTGCCCGCCGTCTACCGCGATCTCTTCGTGAAGACCGGCAAGCGGCCGCTGGAGACCTGCGTCGACATGGTCCAGGCGGACCCGGCCATCCGGCACGTCCTCCCCCACCACGGCATCGACGTCGCGCTCCCCGGCGCCTCCCACGGCGGTGTCGCCGCCGCCCTGGAATCCGCCTTCGGCCCGGGCGCGGGCGAACGCTGGAACGCCGTCCTGGGCCGTGCCCGCGACGCCTGGGACGCCACCCGGCGCCCGCTGCTGGAGGAGCCCCTGCGGCCCGGCGCCCGGCAGAGCCTGGGCGGCGACCCGTATCCGGCCCTGCGCCGCAGCGGTCTGCTGCGCCGCCGTACGCCGACCCTCGCCGAGGTGGCCGACCGGGAGCTGGGCGGCGCCCTCGCGGAGCTGTTGACCGGCCTGGTGCGCGGGTACGGGATCGACCCCGCCACCGCACCGGCCTCGGCGGCCGTGCTCCCGTACATGGAGCAGACCTTCGGCAGCTGGTACGTGCGCGGCGGGATGCGGGCCCTGGCCACCGCCGTGTACGAGCGCTGCCTGGAGCGCAAGGTCGCCTTCGTCTTCGGGGCGGGAGTCCGGGAGGTCCTGGTCACGGACGGTCGCGCGGCCGGTCTGCGGCTGGCCGACGGCACCGAGGTGGCCGCCGACACCGTCGTGTGCGGGATCGACCCCCAGCAGCTGCCCGCCGGTTCGCTGCCGTGGCCGCCGGAGGCGGTTCCCGCCCGCGGGGACGGCGTGCCGGGGCGGATCACGCTCCTGCTCGCGCTGCGCGGCTCCCGCCCCGCCACTGCCGTGCACCGCACCCTGGTCCACGCCTCCGGGGCGCAGGTCACCGTCATGCGCCCGGACGACCCGGCCACCCGGCCCGACGAGGAGCACGAGGCGGTCACCGTGAGCGCCGTGCCCGGGCCCGGGACCTCGGACCCCGCCGAGCTGCTGAACCTCGCGGAGAAGGCCGTACAGGGGCTGCGGGAGCGGCTGTTGTGGCAGGAGGTGCGCACTCCGGCCGACATCGAGGCGGCGACCGGGGCGCTGGGCGGCGCGGTGCCCCCGCCCGCCCTCGCGGGGGCCGGGGGCCGGCTGCTCCAGCCGGCCAACACCACCGCCGTGCCCGGGCTCTACCTGGCGGGCGGCTGGGCCCACCCCGGCGGCGGGCTGGCGCACGCCGGGATGACGGGGGCCCTGGTGGCCGGACTGATCGTGGAGGGCGCGGAGTTCCGCGGCTCCCAGTGA